One Fusobacterium ulcerans DNA segment encodes these proteins:
- a CDS encoding sensor histidine kinase, with protein sequence MKIRWKIFFLMFSVVVMIILGLLVTNSIYLEKFYIKNKKEKLVELGKILVDPKYVIDFQNLEMHSNVAILIKKNQELYRLETESILSKGEIDSIAEKLKGNEYVFEEITLLDYRGKVLILFMPYRSDRYIEIITPLSFIQEGLEISTRYHLLIIVLALIIGSSMSFIFSKKMTDPILEIKEITQKISELDFNRKFEKDSKDEIGELGYSINRMGETLEKSIDELNKVNKKLMIDIENEKRLDKLRKEFIASVSHELKTPISIIQGYAQGLVENVANEEDKNFYCEVIMEESLKMDSLVKELLLISQMESGYFKMDIEEVNFYPMIKDIRDKYSSKYKKIIYNGSKEIFVLCDEKYIERVLDNLVVNALKYSSGERDVIISTEDLGNKERIIVSNETDRLTEGDLDSIWTPFYRLDKVRDRDGHGLGLSIVRGILENHKSKFGVYFSEDKVVNFWFELAKKAEDIKDVYDDEALEAEKV encoded by the coding sequence ATGAAGATAAGATGGAAGATATTTTTCCTGATGTTCAGTGTAGTAGTTATGATAATTCTAGGATTATTAGTAACAAATAGTATATATCTGGAAAAATTCTATATAAAAAACAAGAAAGAAAAACTTGTAGAACTGGGAAAAATACTTGTCGATCCTAAATATGTCATAGATTTTCAAAATCTTGAAATGCATTCAAATGTTGCCATACTTATAAAAAAAAATCAAGAACTTTACAGACTGGAGACAGAATCAATACTTTCCAAAGGTGAAATAGACAGCATAGCAGAAAAACTTAAAGGTAACGAATATGTTTTTGAAGAAATAACTCTTCTTGATTATAGAGGAAAAGTCCTAATACTTTTTATGCCTTACAGAAGTGACAGGTATATTGAGATAATAACGCCTCTAAGTTTTATTCAGGAAGGACTAGAGATATCTACAAGATATCACCTTTTAATAATTGTACTGGCTCTGATAATAGGGTCATCCATGTCCTTTATATTTTCTAAAAAAATGACTGATCCTATACTGGAAATAAAAGAGATAACTCAGAAAATATCAGAACTTGATTTCAACAGGAAGTTTGAAAAAGACAGCAAGGATGAAATTGGAGAACTAGGTTATTCTATTAACCGAATGGGAGAAACACTGGAAAAAAGTATAGACGAGCTAAACAAAGTCAATAAGAAGCTTATGATAGACATTGAAAATGAGAAAAGATTGGATAAATTAAGAAAAGAATTTATAGCAAGTGTCAGCCATGAACTGAAAACACCTATATCAATAATACAAGGATATGCTCAGGGACTGGTAGAAAATGTTGCAAATGAAGAGGATAAAAATTTCTATTGTGAAGTCATTATGGAAGAAAGTTTGAAAATGGATTCTCTTGTTAAAGAGCTTCTGCTTATATCACAAATGGAATCAGGATATTTTAAAATGGATATAGAGGAAGTTAATTTTTATCCTATGATAAAGGATATAAGAGACAAATATTCTTCTAAATACAAGAAAATAATTTATAATGGAAGCAAGGAAATTTTTGTTTTATGTGATGAAAAATATATTGAAAGAGTATTGGATAATCTTGTGGTAAATGCTCTTAAATATTCTTCTGGAGAAAGAGATGTAATTATCAGTACAGAAGATCTTGGAAACAAGGAAAGAATAATTGTAAGTAATGAAACAGATCGATTGACAGAAGGGGATTTGGACAGTATCTGGACACCATTCTATAGATTAGATAAAGTTAGAGACAGAGACGGGCATGGATTAGGTCTGTCTATTGTAAGAGGGATACTTGAAAATCATAAGAGTAAATTTGGAGTATATTTTTCTGAAGATAAAGTTGTAAACTTCTGGTTTGAGTTGGCTAAAAAAGCTGAGGATATAAAAGATGTTTATGATGATGAAGCACTGGAAGCAGAGAAAGTATAA
- a CDS encoding metal-sensing transcriptional repressor yields the protein MEKLKRTCISDECMSKECPAFKRKLEARINRIEGQIRGIGKMLGNKVGCDDVLNQISSVKSALNGVSKLILESHIRNCVVNDIKAGAEDEIISELVQTLNKMIDKTSKKIKEDLPEMIKKIEIQVGKIKELVEEEHCNEVLNEISLVKGELDGVSKLVLESHIKNCIVRDIKSGNEDRVITELLYTLNKMIK from the coding sequence ATGGAGAAGCTAAAGAGAACCTGCATATCTGACGAATGTATGAGCAAAGAATGTCCAGCATTCAAAAGGAAATTAGAAGCGAGGATAAACAGGATAGAGGGACAAATAAGAGGAATAGGAAAAATGCTTGGTAATAAAGTCGGATGTGATGATGTTCTTAATCAGATATCATCTGTAAAATCTGCCTTAAATGGAGTGTCAAAATTAATACTTGAATCTCACATAAGAAATTGTGTAGTCAATGATATAAAAGCAGGAGCTGAAGATGAAATAATCTCTGAACTTGTACAGACACTAAATAAAATGATTGATAAAACAAGTAAAAAAATAAAGGAAGATCTGCCTGAAATGATAAAAAAGATAGAAATACAGGTAGGAAAGATAAAAGAGCTTGTAGAAGAAGAACATTGCAACGAAGTATTAAATGAGATATCTCTAGTAAAAGGAGAACTTGATGGAGTGTCAAAATTAGTACTTGAATCACATATAAAAAATTGTATAGTAAGGGATATAAAATCAGGAAATGAAGACAGAGTCATCACAGAACTTTTATACACTTTGAATAAAATGATTAAGTAA
- a CDS encoding response regulator transcription factor, with protein sequence MKKILVVDDEWKIRKLIKDYLVREGYSVDEAGDGEEGLELFFQTTYDIVILDIMMPKIDGWSVCRKIREESQVPIIMLTARADESDQLFGFELETDEYMIKPFNPKLLVAKVKALLRRDGKIVDKTYLEFGDLVIDTSKREVKLGDVVLELTPKEYDLLYFFIENKGLALSREKILNSVWGWDYFGDSRTVDTHIKRLRKKIGDNFIQTVRGFGYKFEGDK encoded by the coding sequence ATGAAAAAGATACTCGTAGTAGATGATGAATGGAAAATAAGAAAGCTCATAAAGGATTACCTTGTGAGAGAAGGATATAGTGTAGATGAAGCTGGAGACGGAGAAGAGGGACTTGAACTCTTTTTCCAGACTACATATGATATTGTTATTCTGGATATAATGATGCCGAAAATAGATGGTTGGAGTGTATGCAGAAAAATAAGAGAAGAATCTCAGGTTCCTATTATCATGCTTACAGCTAGAGCTGATGAAAGTGATCAGTTATTTGGATTTGAACTTGAAACTGATGAATATATGATAAAGCCTTTCAATCCTAAATTGTTAGTAGCAAAAGTAAAAGCCTTGCTGAGAAGAGATGGGAAAATAGTAGATAAAACATATTTAGAATTTGGAGATCTTGTTATTGATACTTCTAAGAGAGAAGTAAAATTAGGGGATGTAGTGCTGGAGCTAACTCCTAAAGAATATGACCTTTTATATTTCTTTATAGAGAACAAAGGACTGGCTCTGTCCAGAGAAAAGATTTTGAACTCAGTATGGGGATGGGATTACTTTGGTGATTCAAGAACTGTAGATACACATATAAAAAGATTGAGAAAGAAAATAGGAGATAATTTTATTCAGACAGTAAGAGGATTTGGATATAAATTCGAGGGAGACAAATGA
- the miaB gene encoding tRNA (N6-isopentenyl adenosine(37)-C2)-methylthiotransferase MiaB, which translates to MKKASIITYGCQMNVNESAKIKKIFQNIGYEITENIEESDAIFLNTCTVREGAATQIYGKLGELKHIKERRGSIIGITGCFAQEQGKELLKKFPQIDIIMGNQNIGRIPQAIDDIEHKTNKHVIYTDCEDELPPRLDADFDSKKTASISITYGCNNFCTYCIVPYVRGRERSVPLDEIIHDVKQYAEKGYKEIILLGQNVNSYGKDFKNGDNFAKLLEEICKVEGDFLVRFISPHPRDFSDEVIDVIAKNDKIAKSLHLPLQSGSTRILKMMNRGYTKEQYIALAEKIKERIPGVALTADIIVGFPGETEEDFLDTLDVVKRIQFENSFMFMYSIRQGTKAAEMDEQIDSEVKKERLQRLIEVQNSCSLAESETYMGKTVRILVEGESRKNKDVLTGRTSTNKIVLFKGDKALEGTFVNVKIYDCKTWTLYGDIVD; encoded by the coding sequence GTGAAAAAAGCATCGATTATAACATATGGATGTCAGATGAACGTAAATGAAAGTGCTAAGATAAAGAAAATCTTTCAAAATATAGGATATGAAATAACTGAAAATATAGAGGAATCAGACGCAATTTTTCTTAATACATGTACAGTAAGAGAAGGAGCAGCAACACAAATATATGGAAAATTAGGAGAACTAAAACATATAAAAGAAAGAAGAGGAAGCATCATAGGAATTACTGGATGTTTTGCTCAGGAGCAGGGAAAAGAACTACTAAAAAAATTCCCTCAGATAGATATAATAATGGGAAATCAAAATATAGGAAGAATACCTCAGGCAATAGATGACATAGAACATAAAACAAATAAACATGTCATTTATACTGACTGTGAAGATGAATTGCCTCCAAGATTGGATGCTGACTTTGATTCGAAGAAAACAGCTTCAATTTCAATAACTTATGGATGCAATAATTTTTGTACATATTGTATTGTACCCTATGTAAGGGGAAGAGAAAGATCAGTACCTTTAGATGAAATAATACACGATGTAAAACAATATGCAGAAAAAGGATATAAAGAGATAATACTTTTAGGGCAAAATGTAAATTCTTATGGAAAAGATTTTAAAAATGGAGACAACTTTGCAAAACTTTTAGAAGAAATATGCAAAGTAGAAGGAGATTTCTTAGTAAGATTTATTTCTCCTCACCCAAGAGATTTTTCAGATGAAGTAATAGATGTTATAGCTAAAAATGATAAGATAGCAAAATCACTGCATCTTCCATTGCAATCAGGTTCTACAAGAATTTTGAAAATGATGAACAGAGGATATACAAAAGAGCAGTATATAGCTCTTGCTGAAAAAATAAAAGAAAGAATACCTGGAGTAGCTCTGACTGCTGATATAATAGTTGGATTCCCAGGAGAGACTGAAGAAGACTTCTTAGATACTTTAGATGTAGTAAAAAGAATACAATTTGAAAATTCATTTATGTTTATGTACTCAATAAGACAAGGAACAAAAGCGGCTGAGATGGATGAACAGATAGACTCAGAAGTTAAAAAAGAGAGACTTCAGAGATTAATAGAAGTTCAAAATAGCTGCTCATTAGCAGAAAGTGAAACTTATATGGGTAAAACAGTGAGAATCTTAGTAGAAGGAGAAAGCAGAAAGAATAAAGATGTTCTTACTGGAAGAACTTCAACTAATAAAATAGTTCTTTTTAAAGGAGATAAAGCCTTAGAGGGAACTTTTGTAAATGTAAAGATATATGATTGCAAAACATGGACTTTATATGGTGATATTGTAGACTAA
- a CDS encoding N-glycosylase/DNA lyase, which translates to MKKNEYFYEIKKIYEEKKDEIEKRLKDFKNVWEKGSNEEIHTELSFCILTPQSKAVNAWKAITTLRDNGLLFNGTAEEMVEYLNIVRFKNNKAKYLVTLREQMKDKNGKIVTKDFFESISDVNEKREWIVKNIKGMAYKEASHFLRNVGFGKKISILDRHILKNLVKLEVLEEIPKSLTPKLYLEIEEKMKAYCDYIDISMDSLDLLLWYKEAGEIFK; encoded by the coding sequence ATGAAAAAAAATGAATATTTTTATGAAATAAAAAAAATATACGAAGAAAAAAAAGATGAAATAGAAAAAAGATTAAAAGATTTTAAGAATGTATGGGAGAAAGGAAGCAATGAGGAGATTCATACAGAGCTTTCTTTCTGTATCCTTACACCTCAGTCTAAAGCAGTAAATGCATGGAAGGCTATTACAACTCTTAGAGATAACGGACTTTTATTTAATGGAACTGCTGAAGAGATGGTGGAATATTTAAATATAGTAAGATTTAAAAATAATAAAGCAAAATATCTTGTTACTCTCAGGGAACAGATGAAAGATAAAAACGGAAAAATAGTAACAAAAGATTTTTTCGAAAGTATTTCTGATGTAAATGAAAAGAGAGAATGGATAGTAAAAAATATTAAAGGGATGGCCTATAAAGAAGCCAGTCATTTTCTGAGAAACGTCGGATTCGGAAAGAAAATTTCGATTTTAGATAGACATATCCTGAAAAATTTAGTAAAATTAGAAGTGTTGGAAGAAATTCCCAAATCTCTGACTCCTAAATTATATTTAGAGATCGAAGAAAAGATGAAAGCTTATTGTGATTATATAGATATATCTATGGATAGTTTAGATTTACTTCTATGGTACAAGGAAGCCGGAGAAATATTTAAATAA
- a CDS encoding short-chain fatty acid transporter, with the protein MNNQQTKQGAFKRFTSFCVSLMQKYLPDPYIFCAMLTFIVFAGAVIFTKQSPMRVIGHWTNGFWSLLAFSMQMALVLVTGHTMASSSVFKKILSNMASKLSSPRQAIVVVTLVSTIACILNWGFGLVIGAIFAKEIAKKVKGVDYRLLIASAYTGFLVWHGGLSGSIPLQVASDSVAALSKQTAGAVTENIPTSLTIFSPMNLFILGALIIMLPLVNRAMYPAENEVVTVDPKLLEEPEEKVLIRENMTPAEKIENSKVVSIILGVMGWAYILQYFVTKGFNLNLNLVNFIFLFTGIILHGTPRKFINAFGEATKGAAGILLQFPFYAGIMGIMTGANADGSSLAILMSNFFVNISTPKTFPLFSFLSAGIVNFFVPSGGGQWAVQAPIVMPAGVAIGVTTAKSAMAIAWGDAWTNMIQPFWALPALGIAGLGAKDIMGYCLIVLLCSGVIISAGFLLF; encoded by the coding sequence ATGAACAATCAACAAACTAAACAAGGAGCATTTAAAAGATTTACATCTTTCTGTGTTTCTTTAATGCAAAAGTATTTGCCAGATCCATATATTTTCTGTGCAATGCTGACATTTATTGTATTTGCAGGAGCAGTTATTTTCACTAAACAATCACCAATGAGAGTTATTGGTCACTGGACAAATGGATTCTGGTCATTACTGGCATTCTCAATGCAGATGGCATTAGTGCTTGTAACTGGACATACAATGGCTAGCTCAAGTGTATTTAAAAAGATATTATCAAATATGGCATCTAAATTATCTAGTCCGAGACAGGCTATTGTTGTAGTAACTTTAGTTTCTACTATAGCATGTATATTGAACTGGGGATTTGGATTGGTTATAGGAGCTATTTTTGCAAAAGAAATAGCTAAAAAAGTAAAAGGTGTAGACTACAGACTTCTTATAGCTTCAGCTTACACAGGATTCTTAGTGTGGCATGGAGGATTATCTGGATCTATTCCTTTACAAGTGGCAAGTGACAGTGTTGCAGCTCTTTCTAAACAAACTGCTGGTGCTGTAACTGAAAATATTCCAACAAGTTTAACTATATTTTCACCAATGAACTTATTTATTCTTGGAGCACTTATCATAATGCTTCCATTAGTAAACAGAGCTATGTATCCAGCTGAAAATGAAGTTGTTACTGTTGATCCAAAATTATTGGAAGAACCTGAAGAAAAAGTTTTAATTCGTGAAAATATGACTCCAGCTGAAAAAATAGAAAACAGTAAAGTTGTTTCTATAATTTTAGGAGTTATGGGTTGGGCTTATATCCTTCAATATTTTGTTACTAAAGGATTCAATCTTAACCTTAACCTAGTTAACTTTATATTCCTATTTACAGGAATCATCCTTCATGGAACACCTAGAAAATTCATAAATGCCTTTGGTGAAGCAACTAAAGGGGCAGCAGGAATACTTTTACAATTCCCATTCTATGCTGGAATTATGGGTATCATGACAGGAGCAAATGCTGATGGTTCATCATTGGCTATATTAATGTCTAATTTCTTCGTAAATATTTCTACACCAAAAACATTCCCACTATTCTCATTCTTAAGTGCAGGAATAGTAAACTTCTTCGTACCTTCTGGAGGAGGACAATGGGCAGTTCAAGCTCCAATTGTAATGCCGGCAGGTGTTGCTATAGGTGTAACTACAGCAAAATCAGCTATGGCTATTGCTTGGGGAGATGCTTGGACAAATATGATTCAGCCGTTCTGGGCTTTACCAGCTTTAGGTATAGCAGGACTAGGGGCTAAAGATATCATGGGATACTGTCTGATAGTACTTCTATGTTCAGGAGTAATTATCTCAGCAGGATTCTTGTTGTTCTAG
- the rho gene encoding transcription termination factor Rho, whose protein sequence is MDKLDRFLLKELQEIAKQLGIEYKNGIKKSELKELIEKDIEEKEGLDIAWGSLEVLPDGYGFLRNTSVEKDVYVSASQVRKFKLRTEDIVVGEVREPSGDEKNYALRRVLLVNSGTLEAAESRVPFEDLVPAYPTERFILETDRKNVSGRIIDLVAPIGKGQRALIIAPPKAGKTMLISSIANSMIEQNKETEVWILLIDERPEEVTDIKESVIGAQVFASTFDEDPRNHIKVTEMILERAKRKVENGENIVILMDSLTRLARAYNIVIPSSGKLISGGIDPTALYYPKNFFGTARNIRGGGSLTIIATVLVDTGSKMDDIIYEEFKSTGNCDIHLDRNLAELRIFPAIDIQRSGTRKEELLIPKNELESIWSIRRYLAQYDRATASRKLIDTILNTESNKKLLEFYEKGEKRTKNEI, encoded by the coding sequence ATGGATAAGTTGGATAGATTTCTTTTAAAAGAACTTCAAGAAATAGCAAAGCAATTGGGGATAGAATATAAAAATGGAATAAAAAAATCTGAACTGAAAGAATTGATAGAAAAAGATATTGAAGAAAAAGAAGGATTAGATATTGCTTGGGGAAGCTTGGAAGTTCTGCCTGACGGTTATGGATTTTTGAGAAATACCAGTGTAGAAAAAGATGTCTATGTATCAGCCTCGCAAGTAAGAAAATTTAAATTAAGAACTGAAGATATAGTAGTTGGAGAGGTGAGAGAACCTTCTGGAGATGAAAAAAACTATGCTCTAAGAAGAGTGCTGTTAGTAAACAGCGGAACGCTGGAAGCTGCTGAGTCAAGAGTACCATTTGAGGATCTTGTACCAGCTTATCCAACTGAGAGATTTATTCTGGAGACTGACAGAAAAAATGTTTCAGGAAGGATAATAGACCTTGTTGCACCAATAGGAAAAGGGCAGAGAGCTTTGATAATAGCTCCTCCAAAAGCTGGAAAAACTATGCTTATAAGCAGTATAGCAAATTCAATGATAGAGCAGAATAAAGAAACAGAAGTATGGATACTTCTGATAGATGAAAGACCAGAAGAAGTTACAGATATAAAAGAATCAGTAATAGGAGCACAGGTATTCGCTTCTACATTTGATGAAGACCCAAGAAATCATATAAAAGTCACAGAGATGATATTGGAAAGAGCAAAAAGAAAAGTAGAAAACGGAGAAAATATAGTTATACTTATGGACTCTCTAACAAGGCTTGCAAGAGCATATAATATAGTTATTCCTTCAAGCGGAAAATTAATATCAGGAGGAATAGACCCAACAGCATTATATTATCCTAAGAATTTTTTTGGAACTGCCAGAAATATAAGAGGGGGAGGAAGTCTTACAATTATAGCAACAGTTCTTGTAGATACAGGAAGTAAGATGGACGATATAATATATGAGGAGTTTAAGTCAACAGGAAACTGTGATATACATTTAGACAGAAATCTAGCTGAATTAAGAATATTTCCAGCCATAGATATTCAGCGTTCAGGAACTAGAAAAGAGGAACTTCTAATACCAAAGAATGAATTAGAAAGTATCTGGAGTATAAGAAGATATTTGGCACAGTATGACAGGGCCACAGCTTCGAGAAAACTTATAGACACCATACTCAATACAGAAAGCAATAAAAAGCTTTTAGAATTTTATGAAAAAGGGGAGAAGAGGACTAAAAATGAAATCTAA
- the atoD gene encoding acetate CoA-transferase subunit alpha gives MKNKLVSMEEAVSHVKDGMTVFIGGFLGVGTPEKIIDALVAKGVKDLTVIGNDTGFPDRGIGRLVVNNQVKKVIASHIGTNPETGRRMQTGEMEVELAPQGTLAERVRAGGNGLGGILTPTGIGTIVEEGKEIITVDGKKYILEKPLRADVALLNGSVVDELGNVIYAKTTKNFNPMMATAADTVIVFAEKLVKVGEIDPDHVMTSRIFVDYIVK, from the coding sequence ATGAAAAACAAATTAGTTTCAATGGAAGAAGCTGTATCTCATGTAAAAGATGGAATGACAGTTTTTATTGGAGGATTCCTAGGAGTAGGAACACCAGAAAAAATAATAGATGCTTTAGTAGCTAAAGGTGTAAAAGACCTTACTGTTATAGGTAATGATACAGGATTCCCAGACAGAGGAATTGGAAGACTTGTTGTTAACAATCAAGTTAAAAAAGTAATTGCTTCTCATATCGGAACAAACCCAGAAACTGGAAGAAGAATGCAGACTGGTGAAATGGAAGTTGAATTAGCACCTCAAGGAACATTAGCTGAAAGAGTAAGAGCTGGAGGAAATGGACTTGGAGGAATCTTAACACCAACAGGAATAGGAACTATTGTTGAAGAAGGAAAAGAAATTATTACAGTAGATGGAAAAAAATATATTTTAGAAAAACCTCTAAGAGCTGATGTAGCACTTTTAAACGGTTCTGTGGTTGATGAATTAGGAAATGTTATTTATGCTAAAACAACTAAAAACTTTAACCCAATGATGGCAACAGCAGCAGATACAGTTATAGTTTTTGCAGAAAAATTAGTAAAAGTGGGAGAAATCGACCCAGATCATGTAATGACATCTAGAATATTCGTAGACTACATAGTTAAATAG
- a CDS encoding MmcQ/YjbR family DNA-binding protein gives MIYQGKIFNNRKIVISHLLAYGFVKKDEQYIYSINLMENSFNLNVIIKETNEIEIKIIDIETNDEYTPVYVQSINGGFVGKIRKEYEAILSDIVEKCTIKDIFKSDYAKKIIKYIAEKYKDEPEYLWDKTPNNAVFREKSTEKWYAALLEVEKSKIGINEEGKIEIIDLKAAPDKIFSLVDNVNYLPGYHMNKKHWFTIKLDGSISIKTIYTLIDESFNIIKKK, from the coding sequence ATGATTTATCAAGGAAAAATATTTAATAATCGAAAAATTGTAATCAGCCATTTATTAGCATATGGCTTTGTTAAAAAAGATGAACAATATATTTACTCAATAAATTTAATGGAAAACTCTTTTAATTTAAATGTAATTATAAAAGAAACAAATGAAATAGAGATAAAAATTATAGATATAGAAACTAATGATGAGTATACTCCAGTTTATGTCCAAAGTATAAATGGAGGATTTGTTGGAAAAATACGAAAAGAATATGAAGCAATACTTAGTGATATTGTTGAAAAATGTACAATAAAAGATATATTTAAAAGTGATTATGCAAAAAAAATTATAAAATACATTGCAGAAAAATATAAGGATGAACCTGAATACTTATGGGATAAAACTCCAAACAATGCAGTTTTTCGTGAAAAATCAACTGAAAAATGGTATGCAGCTTTATTAGAAGTTGAAAAAAGTAAAATTGGGATAAATGAAGAGGGAAAAATTGAAATTATTGATTTGAAAGCAGCACCAGATAAAATATTTTCTCTTGTGGATAATGTCAATTATCTTCCCGGCTACCACATGAACAAAAAACATTGGTTTACTATTAAATTAGATGGTTCTATTTCAATTAAAACAATTTATACATTGATAGATGAAAGCTTTAATATTATTAAGAAAAAATAA
- a CDS encoding 3-oxoacid CoA-transferase subunit B — MELDKKLVREYIAKRVAQEFKDGYVVNLGIGLPTLVANYVPEGIEVVFQSENGIIGVGPAPEPGKEDKDIVNAGAGFVTVLPGAQFFDSCTSFGIIRGGHVDATVLGALQVDKEGNLANWMVPGKMVPGMGGAMDLVVGAKEVIVAMEHTAKGAVKILDKCDLPLTAAGQVNLIITEKGVIKVTPEGLLLIEVSPYSSIEDIKASTGAELKVADDVKILSL; from the coding sequence ATGGAATTAGATAAAAAATTAGTAAGAGAATATATTGCAAAAAGAGTTGCACAAGAATTTAAAGATGGATATGTAGTAAACTTAGGAATAGGACTTCCTACTCTAGTAGCTAACTATGTACCAGAAGGAATAGAGGTTGTGTTCCAATCAGAAAATGGAATTATTGGAGTAGGACCAGCTCCAGAACCTGGAAAAGAAGATAAAGATATAGTAAACGCTGGAGCAGGGTTTGTAACTGTTCTTCCAGGAGCACAATTCTTTGATTCTTGTACTTCATTTGGAATCATAAGAGGAGGACACGTAGATGCTACTGTTCTTGGAGCTCTTCAAGTAGATAAAGAAGGAAACCTAGCAAACTGGATGGTTCCTGGAAAAATGGTTCCGGGAATGGGTGGAGCTATGGACCTTGTAGTTGGAGCTAAAGAAGTTATAGTTGCTATGGAACATACAGCTAAAGGAGCAGTAAAAATCCTTGATAAATGTGATCTTCCATTAACAGCTGCTGGACAAGTAAACTTAATAATCACTGAAAAAGGTGTTATAAAAGTAACTCCAGAAGGATTACTTCTTATTGAAGTAAGTCCATATTCTTCAATCGAAGATATAAAAGCATCAACAGGAGCAGAATTAAAAGTTGCTGATGATGTAAAAATCTTATCACTTTAA